TAATCACGGCGTCGGCGAATGTGGGGTCTACACCTACGAGGTCGCCGAGACCAAAGTGACGCAAGTGATGGATTATGCGCGCAAGCATCAGCACCCGCTTCAGTGCATCATGGAAAAGAAGTGAGGGCGGACGAAAACGATGCCGACATTCTCGCGCAACCTCAAGCAGTCTCTCGATCGCGCTCTCGCTTCGGCGAGGGAACGCCATCATGAATATGCGACGCTCGAGCATCTCCTGCTCAGCCTCATCGATGACACCGACGCGGCCGCCGTGCTGCGCGCCTGCTCGGTCGATCTCGATCTTCTGGGCAAGAATCTGCGCGACTACATCGACCGCGAATTGGACAATCTGGTCAATGAATCGGCAGGCGATTGCAAGCCGACCGCCGGTTTCCAGCGTGTCGTGCAGCGCGCCATCATCAGCGTGCAGTCCTCCGGCCGCGAGGATGTGAACGGCGCCAATGTGCTCGTCGCTCTGTTCGCCGAGCGCGAGAGCCACGCCGTCTACTTCCTGCAGGAGCAGGACATGACGCGCTATGACGCGGTCAATTACATCAGCCACGGCATCGCCAAGCGACCGGGCCTCTCCGACGGCTCGCGCGCGCCGCGCGGCGTCGAGGACGAGGCCGACCGCGGCGACACGCGCGAGCAGCGCGAAGGCGAGCCGCGCAAGAAGGAAGGCGCGCTCGAGGCCTATTGCGTCAATCTCAACCGCAAGGCGCGCGACGGGCGCATCGATCCTCTGATCGGACGCGAGTCCGAGGTGCTGCGCACGATCCAGGTGCTGTGCCGCCGGCAGAAGAACAATCCGCTGCTCGTCGGCGATCCCGGCGTCGGCAAGACCGCGATCGCCGAAGGCCTCGCCCGCAAGATCATCCAGAACGAGGTTCCGGACGTGCTGTCGAGCGCGACCGTCTTCGCTCTGGACATGGGCACGCTGCTCGCCGGCACGCGCTATCGCGGCGATTTCGAGGAGCGGCTGAAGCAGGTCATCAAGGAGATCGAGAACCACAAGAACGCGATCCTCTTCATCGACGAGATCCATACGGTGATCGGCGCCGGCGCCACCTCCGGCGGCGCGATGGACGCCTCCAATCTGCTGAAGCCGGCGCTGGCGCAAGGCACGCTGCGCTGCATCGGCTCGACCACCTATCGCGAATATCGCCAATATTTCGAGAAGGACCGCGCGCTGGTGCGTCGCTTCCAGAAGATCGACGTCAATGAGCCGTCGATCCCGGATGCGATCGAGATCATGAAGGGGCTGAAGCCCTATTTCGAGGAGTTCCACAAGATCCGCTACACCACCGAGGCGGTGAAGGCGGCGGTGGAATTGTCGGCGCGCTACATTCATGATCGCAAGCTGCCGGACAAGGCGATCGACGTCATCGACGAGACCGGCGCCGCGCAGATGCTGCTGCCCGAATCGAAGCGCAAGAAGACGATCGGCTTGAAGGAGATCGAGACGACGATCTCGACCATGGCCCGCATCCCGGCCAAGACCGTCTCCAAGGACGACGCCGAGGTGCTCGCCCATCTCGACGAGACCTTGAAGCGCGTCGTCTATGGACAGGACAAGGCGGTCACCGCTCTGACCTCGGCGATCAAGCTCGCCCGCGCCGGCTTGCGCGATCCCGAGAAGCCGATCGGCTGCTATCTCTTCTCCGGCCCGACCGGCGTCGGCAAGACCGAAGCGGCGCGTCAGCTCGCGACCTCGCTCGGAATCGAGCTCGTGCGCTTCGACATGTCCGAATATATGGAGCGTCACACCGTCAGCCGTCTGATCGGCGCCCCTCCCGGCTATGTCGGCTTCGACCAGGGCGGCTTGCTCACCGACAGCATCGACCAGCATCCGCATTGCGTGCTGCTGCTCGACGAGATCGAGAAGGCGCATTCCGATCTCTACAACATCCTGCTGCAGGTGATGGACCACGGGAAGCTCACCGATCATAATGGCAAGCAGATCGACTTCCGCAATGTCATTCTGATCATGACCACCAATGCGGGCGCCGCCGATCTCGCGCGCACGCCGATCGGCTTCACCCGCGCGAAGGTTCATTCGTCCGACGACAATGAGGCGATCAATCGCCTGTTCGCGCCGGAGTTCCGCAATCGTCTCGACGCGATCGTGACCTTCGGCCATCTGCCGGAAGAAGTGATCGCCCGCGTCGTCGACAAGTTCGTGATGCAGCTCGAGGCGCAGCTCGCCGACCGCAATGTGACGATCGAGCTCACCGACGAAGCGCGCGCCTGGCTGGTCGAGCACGGTTATGATCAGGCGATGGGCGCGCGGCCGATGGCGCGCGTGATTCATCAGAGCATCAAGACGCCGCTCGCCGACGAGGTTCTGTTCGGCCGGCTGAAGAATGGCGGCGCGGTGCGCGTGGTGGTGGTGACGGATGAGAGCGGCGCCAAGACGCTCGGCTTCGTCTTCCCCGAAGGGCCGGTGCTGCCGCGTCCCGAGCGCGACATCATCGAGGCGGGCAAGAAGCGCGCGAGCGCCGACGGCGAGCCGCGGCGCGCGCGCAAGGCCAAGGACGCCGATCTGGACAAGAGCGAAAGCGCGCGCCCGCGCAGCGTCCCCGAGACGCCGCTCAAGAACTGAGCGCGTCATCATCGCAGACATCGAGAGGCGGCCCTTCGCGGGGCCGCCTTTTTTCATACCTTCTGTTAACCATCCCGAATCTAGAGTGGGACAGTCGCTTTTTGCGCGAGGGTCGCGGAGCGTCGCGTCGCTCGCGCCGAACCGGTCCGACCTCTGGCGATGCGAATCTGTCACATTATCGAATCTTCGAGCGGTGGGAGCGCCCAGGTCGTCCTCGATCTGCTGCGCGCCGGATGCGCGGCGGGCGACGATCAGACGCTGATCTATTCGCCCATGCGCGCCGAGCCGCGCTTTCTTCGATCGCTCGAGGCGCTGCGCGGCGATGTCGGCATTCATGCATTGCCGATGCAGCGGCGCGTCGGTTGGCGTGACGTCGTCGTCGCTTGGCGGTTGATGCGCCTCCTGCGCGCGCTCGGCCCCTTCGACGTCATCGCGTCGCACAGCTCCAAGGCCGGCGCGCTGGCGCGCATGGCCGGCGTGGCTCTGCCGGGCGCCGCGCAAATCTACACCCCGCACGCTTTCATCACCATGGCGCCCGATGCGTCGGCGATTTATGGCGTCATCGAATGGCTGGCGAGCTGGTTCTGCGACGCGATCGTCGTCGGCTCGCAGCAGGAATGGAATCATGCGCGCGAGGCGCTGCGCATCTCCGCCGCGCGTCTGCGCCTCGTGCCCATGGGCGTCGATCTCTCCGTCCCGGTCGATCGCGATGCGGCGCGGCTCGCGCTCACGGCGGGGGAGGGCGAATTCATCGTCGGCTTCATCGGCCGGCTCGTGCCGCAGAAGAATCCCGAGCGTCTCGCCGACGTCTTCGCGCTCGTCGCCGCGGCCGAGCCGCGCGCGCGCTTCGTCATCGTCGGCGACGGGCCGTTGCGCGATGCGCTGCAGGACCATATTGCGCAGCGCGGCGTCGCCGATCGCACGCGGCTCGTCGGCGGATGCGACGCGCGCGCGCTGACGCCGGGCTTCGATTGTCTGGTTTGCACCAGCGACTATGAATCCTACGGCTTGATCTTTCCGGAGGCGCTCGCCGCCGGCGTTCCGATCGTCACCCCGCCGGTCGGCGTCGCGCGCGAAGCCGCGAGCGAGGGCGCGACCGGCGTCGTGACGGGTTTCGACGCGGCGGACATCGCCGCCGGCGTGCTGAAGCTGGCAAGGCTCGACTCCGAGGCGCGCACGCGCATGTCGGAACATTGCCGCGCGCATTCGCGGCGCTTCGATTTCGCCGAGACGGCGCGACGCACGCGCGCGCTGTATCAGAGCTTCGTGAAACGTCGGAGTGATTCATGATTCGCCGAACAGACGCAGCAACGCGCTCGCTCGTTTGCATCTTTGCCGCGATTCAGCTCGCCTGTGTCGAAGCGCGAGCCGAGGCGGGCCGGGTCTGGATGGTGATCATCGAGGACCAGCCGCCACATTGGGCGTCGCTCGCTTATGGCGTCCCCGAGACCGATGATGCGTTCGGCTCGTTTCGCTGCAAATCCCAGAGCGGCGAGGTCATCCTCTTCATCGCCGAGACCAGCGGCAAGCTCGTCGCCGGCAGGCCCGCCTCGGCGACGCTCGCAGCCGGCGAGGTCCGCGCGACGATCGCCGGCAAGCTCCTGCCGAACGAGGACGCCGGCGTGCCGAGCTTCGAGGGGCGCATCGCGGCCGAGGATCCGATTTTCCTGGCCATGACGAGCGCAAAGACGCTCGAGGCGACGATTGGTTCGGCAAAGCAGTCGGCGCCGCTCAAGGGCGCCGCCGACAAGGTGAAGCGTTTCATGGCCGCTTGCAAGAAGCGCTGATCACTGCTCCTGCGCGGCGCGCTTGCGGCGCGGCGCCGACGCCGGCTTCGCCTTTTCCGCGCGCGGCGGACGGCGCTTCAGCACCTCGTCGAGATAGCGGCCCGTATGGCTGCTCGGCGCCGCGACGATCGCCGATGGCGGGCCTTCCGCGACGATCTCGCCGCCGCCGTCGCCGCCCTCGGGACCGAGATCGAGGATCCAATCAGCCGTCTTGATCACCTCGAGATTATGCTCGATCACGACGACGCTATTGCCTTGGTCGACGAGCTCGTGCAGCACTTCGAGCAGCTTTGCGACATCGTGGAAATGCAGG
The sequence above is a segment of the Methylosinus trichosporium OB3b genome. Coding sequences within it:
- the clpA gene encoding ATP-dependent Clp protease ATP-binding subunit ClpA; amino-acid sequence: MPTFSRNLKQSLDRALASARERHHEYATLEHLLLSLIDDTDAAAVLRACSVDLDLLGKNLRDYIDRELDNLVNESAGDCKPTAGFQRVVQRAIISVQSSGREDVNGANVLVALFAERESHAVYFLQEQDMTRYDAVNYISHGIAKRPGLSDGSRAPRGVEDEADRGDTREQREGEPRKKEGALEAYCVNLNRKARDGRIDPLIGRESEVLRTIQVLCRRQKNNPLLVGDPGVGKTAIAEGLARKIIQNEVPDVLSSATVFALDMGTLLAGTRYRGDFEERLKQVIKEIENHKNAILFIDEIHTVIGAGATSGGAMDASNLLKPALAQGTLRCIGSTTYREYRQYFEKDRALVRRFQKIDVNEPSIPDAIEIMKGLKPYFEEFHKIRYTTEAVKAAVELSARYIHDRKLPDKAIDVIDETGAAQMLLPESKRKKTIGLKEIETTISTMARIPAKTVSKDDAEVLAHLDETLKRVVYGQDKAVTALTSAIKLARAGLRDPEKPIGCYLFSGPTGVGKTEAARQLATSLGIELVRFDMSEYMERHTVSRLIGAPPGYVGFDQGGLLTDSIDQHPHCVLLLDEIEKAHSDLYNILLQVMDHGKLTDHNGKQIDFRNVILIMTTNAGAADLARTPIGFTRAKVHSSDDNEAINRLFAPEFRNRLDAIVTFGHLPEEVIARVVDKFVMQLEAQLADRNVTIELTDEARAWLVEHGYDQAMGARPMARVIHQSIKTPLADEVLFGRLKNGGAVRVVVVTDESGAKTLGFVFPEGPVLPRPERDIIEAGKKRASADGEPRRARKAKDADLDKSESARPRSVPETPLKN
- a CDS encoding glycosyltransferase gives rise to the protein MRICHIIESSSGGSAQVVLDLLRAGCAAGDDQTLIYSPMRAEPRFLRSLEALRGDVGIHALPMQRRVGWRDVVVAWRLMRLLRALGPFDVIASHSSKAGALARMAGVALPGAAQIYTPHAFITMAPDASAIYGVIEWLASWFCDAIVVGSQQEWNHAREALRISAARLRLVPMGVDLSVPVDRDAARLALTAGEGEFIVGFIGRLVPQKNPERLADVFALVAAAEPRARFVIVGDGPLRDALQDHIAQRGVADRTRLVGGCDARALTPGFDCLVCTSDYESYGLIFPEALAAGVPIVTPPVGVAREAASEGATGVVTGFDAADIAAGVLKLARLDSEARTRMSEHCRAHSRRFDFAETARRTRALYQSFVKRRSDS